In the Primulina eburnea isolate SZY01 chromosome 15, ASM2296580v1, whole genome shotgun sequence genome, aaaattcggtcTCACAGGTCTCGCGGGTCTACCCGACCCCATTTCGTATTCGGGGTGAGACGGGtccgaagaatatttaaccgGGGTGAGACGGGTAATGGGTCAAAGTTTCTCCATAGGACGGATCTTGGGTTTAGCCATACCCACCCCATACTCACCTCATTGACATCTCTAACTGTACCTCTCCGATCAAATAAAGCTGCAAAAGATACAACTATTTAATATCATATAATTGTATTAGTACTTTTCCAACATGTAAGGACAATTATTATTTCCAACTATCAACTTATAACTCATAAAATCGAACAaagtatattaattattatacaaATCTTAAGATTTTTCTATTACTTTAATCCAAAAATATTGGTCCGATTAATCTAATAAAAAATGTAGAGAAATCTATAAAACTTAGTCAAGTTAAAAAGAGATTTAAAAGAATGGTATTATTAAATAGTGAAAAATTAGGGATATTTGGGAAAATAGActtggtcaaatttttttttaaaaaaataactctCCCATGTAGTGAACAAATACACTACTGGaggctatttttttttaaaaaaagtttgacCAGGGTTATAAAACAAAACAGCCCGGAAAATTAACATCTAGTCATCGATATTAACGGTATAAAAATTTTCAATGATTAGACACCAAATGTATGTCAAAATTCAAAAATCGAACCAAAACTTTCAAAGATATTTTGGATATAATACCAAATCCTCttcacttatcattttcataaaaatcaatCCAAACATAACATATTTTATCACTGCATATTATAAATCCTTTTATCTATCATTTTTCTTATCAATCATTTATTAATCATTCaataatcatatcatcataaccAAACATTGCTTTAAGGTAACATAACATGATTATACGTACAAAAACTCCAACATGTTTTGCATTGATTATTTCGTGTATATACTTCTGATTTCACTGTTTACTTGTGTTTTCATTTAAAGCAAAAGCAAAGTTGGTTTTTTTTTCCTCCATAAATAGTTAAAATTCTCTATCCTACCACAGGAATCTACGGCACACatgcataatatatatatatatatatatatatatatatatatatatatatatatatatatatgtgcgtgtgtgtgtgtgtgtgtgtgcgcgcgcGCGTGTAAGGTAGTGCATGTAGTGTGTGAAGTTATCTAAGTTGGCACAAAGATAAGAGTAATGAATGCCCATGCCAATTGAGGTTCATAACATGCATGGGTTGAGTGTTGAAGAATAAAGCGTGGCGtgcatgaaatatatatatatatatatatatatatatatatatatatatatatatatatatatatatataaggatTTATGGTATTTCACGCGTACAACAAACTTATAAATCTTCCAACTACATAAGCGTGAGATACGATAAGATACGATACATGAATACATATGGATCAACGAGGCATCGACTAATTATAATAACTCAACAATTTAGTACTTAATCCAGAGTATTTTATTCGTCATTGAAAGAGTTATAGCTAATGtacataattcttcaaaatatcaAGTATAAAAGttcttttcttaaaaaattattGAGAAGACAGCACATCTCGAATCTGTTAGGTCAACCCTTCAACAATAATATATAAGGTCATTAGAGATAAATGATCTCTTTGCGATTCGATCTCTCAAACAATTATGTAATCGTTCAAAGGAAAATTGTAGATTTTAGTTATTTGATGTGACGCTCACTTAACAATGTGATGCTCAACATTCCTAATGACCAAgaattaaaattgccaaaaattgaAGATATATAACTAAGATACAACAAATTTTCCAATCACTGAATACCTTGGTTTCAATGGCCTCtacaaatattaatattttattttttgtataaattaattgaaaaaacTTTCAGTCGACGACCCAGAAAACACATCAACTCATGAGCCCGTCATCTATATTTTTCCGATCAGTCATGGTTCGAGGCCGGGCTACAATCATCCATTAATCCGTGATATAATAAACGGATAATGTCGCTCCTTtttaaaacaagaaaaattagtCAAGTTGTTATTTATAATTTTGAAGGGTAAAAAAACTTGAAAATTTTATACATTCAATCGACAGAATAAAAATTCACATGAACCGAAAGTGGGAGTGAGCAGTGTAAAAGAgtaaaaactgaataattaaCCTCACGAGAGTGCAGCATTTTGCATTGAATGAGAACCCTAGTTAGTAGTAACAACTTTAGGGATATCCCTCATCTACacgtactatatatatatatatatatatatatatatatatatatatatatatatatatatatatatatatatatatatatatatatatatatatatatatatatatatatatatatatatatatatatatgtttttgtgTGTGTACGTGCATTCACCAACTTAATTGCATTTGCATGCTGGATTTATGAATTACACATACAGATAGATTACTATAAAAGCTGGTGGCTTTTTGGATACAGAAGCAACAGCAAAAATTTCTTGGTGGGTCGACAATGGCTCACATTTCTGTGGAGAGAAATAGAAGGAGACAAATGAATGAACATCTCAAGGTTTTACGTTCCCTGACTCCTTGTTTCTACATCAAAAGGGTAAATCACCATTCCTAAAAGCTCTGCATATGTACATATTACATACAACGACGCCAGACCTCCAACTCCCCATAAAAGATGACCCATGaatcaaatttttcaaaattattagaAACCCTTATTGTGGGAAGTATATTTGTGGTATACTGATTTTGTAAACATGGTAATGTTGACTACGTACTCTCAAAGGCGAGATGTGATTGAGCTAGAGCAGTTGCTTCCCGGCCTGACCCCTCTTAAATTCTCCAGTACTACTACTACTAATTTTTGCTATCTCTAATACTGTAACTGATCATTTTACGTATTGTGTGTGGATTTGAAAGGGTGATCAAGCATCAATTATAGGTGGAGTGATAGAATTTATCAAAGAATTGCACCAAGTTAAACAATCCTTGGAAgctcaaaagaaaagaaaaaggctAAGCCCTAGTCCTGGATTTAGTCCAAAACCTTTGGGGTTGAGTCCTCGTGAAGTACCAGATGGTGACACTAATTTTAAAGAATTAGGGGCTTCTTGCAACTCTCCCATCGTAGATGTTGAGGCCAAGATTTCCGGGTCGAACGTGCTCCTTCGGACCATATCCAGGCGGATCCCTGGTCAAGTTGTGAGGATAATCCGTGTCTTGGAGAATCTCTCTTTCGAGATCCTTCAATTGAACATCAGTAGCATGGAAGATACTGTCCTATACTCATTTGTCATCAAGGTATAATTAAATTAACGTTGCTTTAGGTTTCTTAATA is a window encoding:
- the LOC140814893 gene encoding transcription factor MUTE-like, producing the protein MAHISVERNRRRQMNEHLKVLRSLTPCFYIKRGDQASIIGGVIEFIKELHQVKQSLEAQKKRKRLSPSPGFSPKPLGLSPREVPDGDTNFKELGASCNSPIVDVEAKISGSNVLLRTISRRIPGQVVRIIRVLENLSFEILQLNISSMEDTVLYSFVIKIGLECQVSVEELTLEVQKSFCPEAAAN